A single genomic interval of Amblyomma americanum isolate KBUSLIRL-KWMA chromosome 11, ASM5285725v1, whole genome shotgun sequence harbors:
- the LOC144110110 gene encoding glycoprotein 3-alpha-L-fucosyltransferase A-like: protein MIKLSDIRLLLVGACLLTVLVVIILNTDYSRQLKGILWTHKSLTKDTAATEPREPVKILFWTKTFGSWLEPLATTDSGLISYSGCNVPCFVTKDRILLRKVDAVVFHGRDVSGNDLPKYRAEHQRWVYWNLEAPPNSESYRMIRLRDVFNWTYTYRRDSDVPHPYFFVRQADKRMRKTAAPVVEWTNRSKLVVWAASNCRASSGRQYFVMELQKHIPEDRYGRCGHLECPRGPKCLSRFAETYYFYLALENSICRDYVTEKFSDALSYGMVPVVLGNYSAVAPPNSYINALDFGSPKQLAEFLKAVASRPSMYNKYFAWRNRYIVEQNNFNNHCVLCEALYKARTGDRRVYRDIVQWWHGNGDVCTTWRNQRGEERL from the coding sequence ATGATAAAGCTGTCGGATATCCGCCTCCTCCTCGTTGGCGCATGCCTTCTTACCGTCTTAGTTGTCATCATACTTAACACTGACTATTCAAGACAGCTAAAAGGCATATTGTGGACGCACAAGTCGCTCACAAAGGACACCGCCGCGACAGAACCACGGGAACCTGTCAAGATCTTGTTCTGGACCAAGACTTTCGGCTCCTGGCTAGAACCGTTGGCCACCACCGATAGCGGGCTCATCTCCTACAGCGGCTGCAACGTTCCGTGTTTTGTGACGAAGGACAGGATCCTTTTAAGGAAGGTGGACGCCGTTGTGTTCCACGGCCGGGACGTCAGCGGCAACGACCTTCCCAAGTACCGAGCAGAGCATCAACGATGGGTGTACTGGAACCTGGAAGCCCCGCCCAACAGTGAATCCTATCGAATGATAAGACTCAGGGACGTCTTCAATTGGACGTACACTTACCGTCGCGATTCGGATGTTCCGCACCCGTACTTCTTTGTAAGGCAGGCTGACAAACGCATGCGGAAGACAGCGGCACCTGTTGTGGAGTGGACGAACCGGTCTAAACTGGTCGTTTGGGCGGCGAGCAACTGCCGGGCGAGTAGCGGTCGTCAGTACTTTGTCATGGAGCTCCAAAAGCACATCCCTGAGGATAGGTACGGTCGATGCGGTCATCTCGAATGTCCACGTGGGCCAAAGTGTTTGTCACGTTTTGCGGAGACTTACTACTTCTACCTGGCACTGGAGAACTCCATATGTCGCGACTACGTCACGGAAAAGTTCAGCGACGCGCTAAGCTACGGAATGGTTCCCGTGGTGTTGGGAAACTACTCCGCGGTCGCCCCTCCCAATTCGTATATCAACGCGCTTGACTTCGGCTCGCCTAAGCAGCTGGCTGAGTTCCTGAAGGCGGTGGCGTCCCGTCCCTCGATGTACAACAAGTACTTTGCGTGGAGAAACAGGTACATTGTGGAACAAAACAACTTCAACAACCACTGCGTCTTATGCGAGGCACTATACAAGGCGCGAACGGGAGACCGTAGAGTGTACAGGGACATCGTTCAGTGGTGGCACGGTAACGGGGACGTGTGCACCACGTGGAGGAACCAGCGAGGTGAGGAGCGGTTGTAG